From a single Collimonas pratensis genomic region:
- a CDS encoding multifunctional CCA addition/repair protein translates to MKVYAVGGAVRDELLGLPVKDRDYVVVGATPDDMLAQGFRPVGKDFPVFLHPDTHEEYALARTERKTAPGYKGFVFHTAADVTLEQDLVRRDLTINAIARADDGSLADPFNGRQDLQDRIFRHVSDAFAEDPVRILRVARFAARFTDFTVAPQTNALMQRMVAAGEVDALVPERVWQELARGLMESKPSRMFEVLRACGALARILPELDVLWGIPQPEKYHPEIDTGVHVMMVVDTAARANYPLPVRFATIMHDLGKGVTPAAGWPSHHGHEGLGVELVERVCQRLKVPSEVRDLALMTTREHGNVGRAFELRAATIVNLLGRCDAFRKPERFIDMLRATECDSRGRTGYEDKPFPQLAYLQAALQAAQSVNAGVIAGMFQQQPQRIPEAIHAARVEVVEQLLQAQRQ, encoded by the coding sequence ATGAAAGTTTATGCGGTAGGCGGCGCGGTGCGCGACGAGTTGCTGGGTTTGCCGGTCAAGGACCGCGATTACGTGGTGGTCGGGGCGACGCCGGACGACATGCTGGCGCAAGGCTTCCGTCCGGTCGGCAAGGATTTCCCGGTATTCCTGCATCCTGACACGCATGAAGAATATGCGCTGGCGCGCACCGAGCGCAAAACCGCGCCCGGCTATAAAGGCTTTGTGTTCCATACCGCCGCCGACGTCACCCTGGAACAAGACCTGGTGCGGCGCGACCTGACCATCAACGCCATTGCGCGCGCCGATGACGGCAGCCTGGCCGATCCGTTCAATGGCCGCCAGGATTTGCAAGACCGCATCTTCCGCCACGTCTCCGATGCCTTTGCCGAAGATCCAGTGCGCATCCTGCGCGTTGCCCGCTTTGCCGCGCGCTTCACCGATTTCACGGTAGCGCCGCAGACCAACGCCCTGATGCAACGCATGGTAGCGGCAGGCGAGGTCGATGCGCTGGTGCCGGAGCGGGTCTGGCAAGAACTGGCGCGCGGCCTGATGGAAAGCAAGCCCTCGCGCATGTTCGAGGTCTTGCGCGCATGCGGCGCGCTGGCGCGCATCCTGCCGGAACTGGATGTACTGTGGGGCATCCCGCAGCCGGAAAAATATCATCCGGAAATCGATACCGGCGTGCATGTGATGATGGTAGTGGATACCGCCGCCCGCGCAAATTATCCGCTGCCGGTGCGCTTCGCCACCATCATGCACGACCTCGGCAAAGGCGTGACGCCGGCCGCCGGCTGGCCCAGCCATCACGGTCATGAAGGCTTGGGGGTGGAGCTGGTGGAGCGGGTTTGCCAGCGCCTCAAGGTGCCAAGCGAGGTGCGCGACCTGGCCCTGATGACTACCCGTGAACACGGCAACGTCGGCCGTGCTTTCGAGCTGCGCGCCGCCACCATCGTCAACCTGCTGGGGCGCTGCGATGCATTTCGCAAGCCCGAGCGCTTTATTGATATGCTACGTGCCACCGAATGCGATTCTCGCGGCCGGACCGGCTATGAGGACAAGCCGTTTCCGCAGCTGGCTTATCTGCAGGCGGCATTGCAGGCAGCGCAGTCGGTCAATGCTGGCGTGATTGCCGGCATGTTTCAGCAGCAGCCGCAGCGCATACCCGAGGCGATCCACGCTGCCCGGGTAGAAGTAGTGGAGCAGCTGCTGCAAGCGCAACGACAATAA
- a CDS encoding glutathione S-transferase family protein — protein sequence MQTTELDPSLSAALQKAGKDGLTLVIGNKNYSSWSMRPWVALTAFGIPFKEHKILLRQPHTANEIGRYSASGRVPILLVGETPIWDSLAICEYLADQFPDLGMWPQDTLARATARSICAEMHSGFAALRADMPMDIRAHKPGHGRTAGAQADIARVVEIWETCLSEFGHHQFLFGGFSIADAYFAPVVMRFHSYGVSLAPALQAYAERVQAHPAVTRWMREALAETEVLPD from the coding sequence ATGCAAACCACAGAACTCGACCCAAGCCTGTCCGCCGCTTTGCAAAAAGCCGGCAAGGACGGCTTGACGCTGGTGATCGGCAATAAAAATTATTCCTCCTGGTCGATGCGGCCATGGGTGGCGCTGACCGCCTTCGGTATTCCGTTCAAGGAACACAAGATCTTGTTGCGGCAGCCGCATACCGCCAACGAAATAGGCCGCTATTCGGCCAGCGGCCGGGTGCCGATCCTGTTGGTGGGCGAGACGCCAATCTGGGATTCGCTGGCGATCTGCGAATATCTGGCCGACCAGTTTCCCGATCTCGGCATGTGGCCGCAAGACACGCTGGCGCGCGCGACTGCGCGCTCGATCTGTGCCGAGATGCACTCTGGATTCGCGGCCCTGCGTGCCGACATGCCTATGGATATTCGCGCCCACAAGCCGGGGCACGGACGGACCGCTGGCGCACAGGCCGATATCGCCAGGGTGGTCGAGATCTGGGAAACCTGCCTCTCGGAATTCGGCCATCATCAATTTTTGTTTGGCGGGTTTTCAATTGCTGATGCTTATTTTGCCCCGGTCGTGATGCGCTTCCACAGCTATGGCGTATCGCTGGCGCCGGCGTTGCAAGCCTATGCCGAGCGGGTACAGGCGCACCCAGCGGTGACGCGCTGGATGCGCGAGGCGCTGGCAGAAACCGAAGTATTGCCGGACTAG